A window from Mangifera indica cultivar Alphonso chromosome 2, CATAS_Mindica_2.1, whole genome shotgun sequence encodes these proteins:
- the LOC123204625 gene encoding GDSL esterase/lipase At1g09390: MAFYFFFFFFFYFSIGFVQNVYYPVGAASITQCKKPPVIFVFGDSNSDTGGLVAGLGFPVNPPYGRSFFARSTGRLSDGRLLIDFLCQSVNTSFLSPYLDSLADSKFKNGANFAIVGSSTLPKYVPFSLNIQLMQFLHFKDRTLQLVTAGSTDFINEDGFRNALYIIDIGQNDIADSFSKKFTYAQVVKRIPSVLREIQNAVTKLYDQGGRKFWIHNTGPLGCLPQKLSLVKNNALDHYGCISSYNDAARLFNEGLRHLCQEMRSKLNGATIVYVDIFSIKYDLIANSTKYGLSSPLMACCGFGGPPYNYNINVTCGNPGSKACDAGSKFVSWDGIHYTEAANQIVASKVLSTAYSTPSTTFGFFCQ; this comes from the exons ATGGCcttctacttcttcttcttcttcttcttctacttcagTATTGGTTTTGTGCAGAATGTTTATTATCCGGTTGGAGCGGCTAGCATCACTCAGTGCAAGAAGCCGCCAGTGATCTTCGTCTTCGGCGATTCGAACTCCGACACTGGTGGACTAGTTGCCGGTCTCGGTTTCCCTGTCAATCCCCCCTATGGCCGTTCGTTTTTCGCCAGATCTACTGGTCGATTGTCTGATGGACGGCTCCTGATCGACTTCCTCT GCCAAAGTGTGAATACGAGTTTCCTGAGTCCATACTTGGACTCATTGGCAGATTCAAAGTTCAAAAATGGTGCAAATTTTGCAATTGTGGGATCATCAACTCTCCCCAAATATGTTCCATTTTCATTGAATATTCAGCTTATGCAGTTTCTTCATTTCAAGGACAGGACTCTTCAGCTTGTTACTGCTG GTTCAACTGATTTCATCAATGAAGATGGGTTCAGGAATGCACTTTACATCATTGACATCGGCCAAAATGACATCGCTGATTCTTTctcaaaaaaatttacttatgcACAAGTTGTCAAAAGAATTCCATCTGTTCTCAGAGAAATTCAGAACGCTGTCACG AAATTGTATGATCAAGGAGGCAGGAAATTTTGGATACACAACACAGGACCCTTAGGTTGTCTCCCTCAGAAACTTTCATTAGTTAAGAACAACGCTTTAGATCATTATGGATGTATTTCAAGTTACAATGATGCGGCGAGACTGTTCAATGAAGGATTGCGCCATCTTTGCCAGGAGATGAGATCCAAATTGAATGGTGCTACCATAGTTTATGTAGATATATTTTCCATCAAGTATGATCTCATTGCCAACTCCACCAAATATG GCCTTTCAAGTCCATTGATGGCATGTTGTGGCTTTGGAGGACCTCCATACAATTACAACATAAACGTGACATGTGGGAATCCAGGTTCTAAGGCTTGTGATGCAGGTTCAAAATTTGTCAGCTGGGATGGAATTCATTACACTGAAGCAGCTAACCAAATTGTAGCTTCAAAAGTGCTTTCCACGGCTTATTCCACACCAAGTACTACTTTTGGTTTTTTCTGTCAGTAG